A genomic window from Halorubrum trapanicum includes:
- a CDS encoding helix-turn-helix domain-containing protein, whose amino-acid sequence MATTDADGAGEWAGTRLTLDLWHPNCWAIEATKKTGGGVLAHAIYNSPRAESDAPNTVNGLFTAFGDTNEEVEALLDAIRESDRAGNLLELQERFGRARDAPGNVVREFFLEYDPADMVCPTLLEYGFVHSAPVRIEEGREEWQVCFVGERTEIRESLDAVQEAAGAEVTVESMSSSGHAGRTPREQRLDTLTTTQRKVYEHARDAGYYEWPREASTRELADDLNVSKTTLLEHLRKAESKLLDP is encoded by the coding sequence ATGGCGACAACCGACGCGGACGGGGCGGGAGAGTGGGCCGGAACCAGGCTCACGCTGGACCTGTGGCATCCGAACTGCTGGGCGATCGAGGCGACGAAAAAGACCGGCGGTGGCGTCCTCGCACACGCGATATACAACTCACCGAGGGCCGAGAGCGACGCGCCGAACACGGTGAACGGCCTGTTCACGGCGTTCGGAGACACGAACGAGGAGGTCGAAGCGCTGCTCGACGCGATCCGCGAGTCCGACCGCGCGGGGAACCTGCTCGAACTACAGGAGCGGTTCGGGCGCGCTCGGGACGCCCCGGGAAACGTCGTTCGCGAGTTCTTCTTGGAGTACGACCCGGCGGACATGGTGTGCCCGACGCTGCTGGAGTACGGCTTCGTCCACAGCGCGCCGGTCCGGATCGAAGAGGGACGAGAGGAGTGGCAGGTGTGTTTCGTCGGGGAGCGCACGGAGATCCGGGAGTCCCTCGACGCGGTTCAGGAGGCGGCCGGCGCGGAGGTGACGGTGGAGTCGATGTCGTCGTCGGGGCACGCGGGGCGGACCCCCCGCGAGCAGCGGCTCGACACGCTGACCACGACCCAGCGGAAGGTGTACGAACACGCCCGCGATGCGGGCTACTACGAGTGGCCCCGAGAGGCGTCGACGCGCGAGCTCGCCGACGACCTGAACGTCTCGAAGACGACGCTGCTCGAACACCTTCGGAAGGCGGAGTCGAAGCTGCTGGACCCCTAA
- a CDS encoding proline dehydrogenase family protein: protein MIPPIASNFVAGETPEAALAHVEGLNDRGVAGILNLLGEHYEERPPADADADAYVDLVEAIAERGVDACVSVKSSQIGLDVGDDVFEENLARIVEAANAPAATGSDGTGTFVWIDMEDHETTDVTLDAFERHAVETDGNVGVCVQANLKRTREDLERLADLPGKVRLVKGAYDEPAEISYKKKARVDESYRDCLAYMFEAFDDGVAVGSHDPAMIEYATELYAEHGTSYEVQMLTGVRESAQFELAAEDDVKVYQYIPYGSKWFSYFYRRIRERKSNALFALRAVVGS, encoded by the coding sequence ATGATACCGCCCATCGCGAGCAACTTTGTCGCCGGCGAGACGCCGGAGGCGGCGCTCGCTCACGTCGAGGGGCTTAACGACCGCGGCGTGGCCGGCATCCTGAACCTGCTCGGCGAACACTACGAGGAACGGCCCCCCGCCGACGCCGACGCCGACGCGTACGTCGACCTCGTCGAGGCGATCGCGGAGCGCGGCGTCGACGCCTGCGTCTCCGTCAAATCGAGCCAGATCGGCCTCGACGTCGGCGACGACGTCTTCGAAGAGAACCTCGCGCGCATCGTCGAGGCGGCCAACGCCCCGGCGGCGACCGGGTCCGACGGGACGGGCACGTTCGTCTGGATCGACATGGAGGACCACGAGACCACCGACGTGACGCTCGACGCGTTCGAACGGCACGCGGTCGAGACGGACGGCAACGTCGGCGTCTGCGTGCAGGCGAACCTGAAGCGGACCCGCGAGGATCTCGAACGGCTCGCCGACCTCCCGGGGAAGGTCCGACTCGTCAAGGGCGCGTACGACGAGCCGGCCGAGATCTCTTATAAAAAGAAGGCGCGAGTCGACGAGTCGTACCGCGACTGCCTCGCCTACATGTTCGAGGCGTTCGACGACGGCGTCGCCGTCGGGAGCCACGACCCCGCGATGATAGAGTACGCGACGGAGCTGTACGCCGAACACGGGACCTCCTACGAAGTACAGATGCTGACCGGCGTCCGGGAGTCGGCGCAGTTCGAACTCGCCGCCGAAGACGACGTGAAAGTCTACCAGTACATCCCGTACGGCTCCAAGTGGTTCTCCTACTTCTACCGGCGGATCCGGGAGCGCAAGTCGAACGCGCTGTTCGCGCTGCGCGCGGTCGTCGGGAGCTGA
- a CDS encoding ABC transporter substrate-binding protein, whose protein sequence is MSRDTTDTTDRRTLLKLTGGAGLVGLSGCLSTTDDGGEGSDGGDGGEGGEGDDGGEGDDGGDSTEAYEIGMVDSQTGSLSAFGERNQRGVNLALSRVNEIGINGRDLDIVVEDSESENQGGIAAAQKLVNQDGVPFLIGAVGSGVSLAIYESVIEGTDIVQLSQNSTGLNLTEFPGLLRMSPSGRSQSLALSNLITDDGYDEVAITYVNNDYGQSLTDAFVDAYDGEVVYNTPHDQDQQSYSSVISEMNSSGADAWLFITYQAEFATMVNEVYSSGYEAQFYGADSVSGDNVLENTPDGSIEGMKIVVPSAPVEEENYQSFADAFESEYGRQPTSWAAYAYDCVINAALAIQAADEFSGAALQDTVRRVSGPEGEEVTSFEAASQILADGGGPDDVDYQGVSGPINFDENGDPVGFLQVLEVQDHAYEGIDFIEG, encoded by the coding sequence ATGTCACGAGATACCACGGACACGACGGACCGGCGAACGCTGCTGAAGCTGACCGGCGGTGCGGGGCTCGTCGGACTGTCGGGCTGTCTCAGTACGACCGACGACGGGGGCGAGGGCAGCGACGGCGGCGACGGCGGCGAGGGCGGCGAGGGCGACGACGGCGGCGAGGGCGACGACGGGGGAGACTCGACCGAGGCCTACGAGATCGGGATGGTCGACTCCCAGACCGGGTCGCTGTCGGCGTTCGGCGAGCGGAACCAGCGCGGCGTCAACCTCGCCCTCTCGCGCGTCAACGAGATCGGCATCAACGGGCGAGACCTCGACATCGTCGTCGAGGACTCCGAGAGCGAGAACCAGGGCGGGATCGCGGCCGCCCAGAAGCTCGTCAATCAGGACGGCGTGCCGTTCCTGATCGGCGCGGTCGGCTCCGGCGTCTCGCTGGCCATCTACGAGAGCGTCATCGAGGGGACCGACATCGTTCAGCTGAGTCAGAACTCCACCGGACTCAACCTCACAGAATTCCCGGGACTGCTCCGGATGTCGCCGTCGGGACGGAGCCAGTCGCTCGCGCTCTCGAACCTCATCACCGACGACGGCTACGACGAGGTGGCGATCACCTACGTCAACAACGACTACGGCCAGAGCCTCACGGACGCGTTCGTCGACGCGTACGACGGCGAGGTCGTCTACAACACGCCCCACGACCAGGACCAGCAGTCGTACTCCAGCGTCATCTCGGAGATGAACAGCTCCGGCGCCGACGCGTGGCTGTTCATCACCTACCAGGCCGAATTCGCGACGATGGTCAACGAGGTGTACTCCTCGGGGTACGAGGCGCAGTTCTACGGCGCCGACTCCGTCTCCGGCGACAACGTCTTAGAGAACACCCCCGATGGGAGCATCGAGGGGATGAAGATCGTCGTTCCGTCCGCGCCCGTCGAGGAGGAGAACTACCAGTCGTTCGCGGACGCCTTCGAGTCCGAGTACGGCCGGCAGCCGACCTCGTGGGCGGCGTACGCGTACGACTGCGTGATCAACGCCGCGCTCGCGATTCAGGCCGCCGACGAGTTCTCCGGCGCGGCGCTTCAGGACACCGTCCGGCGCGTCTCCGGTCCGGAGGGCGAGGAAGTGACCTCGTTCGAGGCCGCCAGCCAGATCCTCGCGGACGGCGGCGGCCCGGACGACGTCGACTACCAGGGGGTCAGCGGCCCCATCAACTTCGACGAGAACGGGGACCCGGTCGGCTTCCTTCAGGTCCTAGAGGTCCAGGACCACGCGTACGAAGGCATCGACTTCATCGAAGGCTAA